In Candidatus Binataceae bacterium, the following proteins share a genomic window:
- a CDS encoding DUF429 domain-containing protein translates to MDLRLSAGDPVESLAAALRAHLPARDTIAIVDAPRLPLASGSAQRKIDLALRRIVADRGNRLSMFPTPKLAEFEAFTADPQCKPHLVAIARRIFGKSPLASNVAPLPRGRLFTRFMLAGFATHLALDTLGVRTYEGYPYLAFSLWKPPRVELPPKSDRSALAVRIAILRRLARILDIAISVPTSLDEADAASLAITTALCARSSGMALAISDAGEGQFLLAAPPVRGA, encoded by the coding sequence ATGGATCTGCGGTTAAGCGCTGGCGATCCAGTCGAATCGCTGGCGGCCGCTCTGAGAGCGCACCTCCCGGCTCGCGATACGATCGCGATCGTCGACGCGCCGCGCCTTCCACTCGCATCTGGTTCCGCGCAACGCAAGATCGATTTGGCGTTGAGGCGAATCGTCGCGGATCGTGGAAACAGGTTGTCGATGTTCCCGACGCCGAAGCTCGCTGAGTTCGAGGCGTTCACCGCCGATCCGCAATGCAAGCCGCATCTCGTCGCGATCGCGCGTCGTATCTTCGGCAAGTCCCCACTTGCGAGCAACGTCGCGCCGCTGCCGCGCGGACGGCTCTTCACGCGCTTCATGCTCGCTGGATTCGCGACCCATCTCGCGCTCGATACGCTCGGCGTGCGCACCTACGAAGGCTATCCGTACCTCGCGTTCAGCTTGTGGAAGCCGCCGCGCGTCGAGCTGCCGCCGAAGTCAGATCGAAGCGCGCTCGCAGTGAGAATCGCGATTCTGCGGCGTCTGGCGCGGATCCTGGATATCGCTATTTCCGTTCCAACGTCGCTCGACGAGGCTGATGCAGCGTCGCTCGCGATTACGACCGCGCTCTGCGCGAGATCGAGCGGAATGGCGCTCGCAATTTCAGATGCGGGCGAGGGGCAATTCCTTCTCGCGGCGCCTCCCGTGCGGGGCGCTTGA
- a CDS encoding transglycosylase SLT domain-containing protein, with protein sequence MEMKRARRATIAILSAVALAATLLASPRASSSGDPFADGYNAYKSRDYTRAVEQLRLASENNPTLADYALFYLARAQRDQGETAGAAAAYTKLVQEFPQSVLTPRAMLELAQAQLKLGLNDDAAATAARLVANAPDEALERQGRVAEARALLALGKFKPAYDEAMKVRDLYPKSDEDVEARTIAYEILLQHPGVEATDTLDYHRSEAALLIEEGQLDDARTQARAALAFEPPMPVRAELTWIVAQSYKSNPTAQKRELLAYLALAPHGPSATRVLTDLGLLYWHEDDYANALAMFNRLAADFPSSELAPEALYRIGRIFEEEKKFDAARATYRRLDARYPRSDEASDGRFRIGWTFYMARRYGAAADAFKHAHSDDPQERDMFAYWRARSLEKNGQAQAARQIFTQLASSTDTNYYPELASRRLGGVAVDLPAASALDPAYAGVPPIAAPAEFHLQRWQALRALGLKDLEPAELQAIAAKGGNSRNLRMFVLAGLENAGAWYDAITTATKMAARNEIGHDEAERVRYPRAYWDLFAKDARQRGLDPLLVVALARQESLFNPFATSVSNARGLMQLMSFTARREAPEAGIDPENINLYDPMVNVALGTTYLKNLMQLFSGNEFHVVAAYNGGEHAVQKWMAQFPGDNDEWVENIGYKQTRNYVKRVIGGRREYQLLYPQMSGASQSDGAMRSSG encoded by the coding sequence ATGGAAATGAAGCGCGCGCGCCGCGCCACGATCGCGATCCTCTCCGCCGTTGCCCTTGCCGCCACGCTTCTGGCCTCGCCGCGAGCCTCGTCGTCCGGCGATCCATTCGCCGACGGCTACAACGCCTACAAGTCGCGCGACTACACGCGCGCCGTCGAGCAGCTAAGGCTTGCCTCCGAAAACAATCCGACGCTCGCCGACTATGCGCTCTTTTATCTCGCTCGCGCCCAGCGCGACCAGGGCGAGACCGCGGGCGCCGCGGCTGCATATACAAAGCTCGTGCAGGAATTTCCGCAGAGCGTGCTCACGCCGCGCGCGATGCTGGAGCTGGCACAGGCGCAGCTCAAGCTGGGGCTCAACGACGATGCGGCCGCGACGGCAGCTCGCCTTGTCGCGAACGCTCCCGACGAGGCGCTGGAGCGCCAGGGGCGTGTCGCGGAAGCGCGCGCGCTGCTCGCGCTCGGCAAGTTCAAACCTGCGTATGACGAGGCGATGAAGGTGCGCGACCTTTATCCCAAGTCCGACGAGGACGTCGAGGCGCGCACGATCGCATACGAGATTTTGCTGCAACATCCCGGGGTCGAAGCGACCGACACTCTCGACTATCACCGCAGTGAAGCCGCGCTGCTGATCGAGGAAGGGCAGCTCGATGATGCGCGCACACAGGCGCGCGCGGCGCTCGCGTTCGAACCCCCGATGCCGGTGCGGGCTGAGCTGACCTGGATCGTTGCGCAATCGTACAAGTCGAATCCGACTGCGCAGAAGCGCGAACTGCTCGCGTACCTGGCGCTCGCGCCGCACGGGCCAAGCGCGACGCGTGTGCTCACGGATCTCGGCCTGCTCTACTGGCATGAGGACGACTATGCGAACGCGCTCGCGATGTTCAATCGCTTGGCCGCTGACTTTCCGTCGAGCGAGCTTGCGCCCGAAGCGCTCTACCGCATCGGGCGGATTTTCGAGGAAGAGAAAAAGTTCGACGCGGCGCGCGCGACGTATCGGCGGCTCGACGCGCGCTATCCGCGCAGCGACGAGGCGTCAGACGGCCGCTTCCGTATCGGCTGGACCTTTTATATGGCGCGTCGCTATGGCGCCGCCGCCGATGCATTCAAGCACGCGCATAGCGACGATCCGCAGGAGCGCGACATGTTTGCGTACTGGCGCGCGCGCTCGCTGGAAAAGAACGGCCAGGCGCAAGCCGCACGCCAGATTTTTACTCAGCTCGCGAGCAGCACCGACACGAACTATTACCCCGAGCTCGCAAGCCGCCGCCTCGGCGGTGTCGCGGTCGATTTGCCTGCGGCATCGGCGCTCGATCCCGCGTACGCCGGCGTGCCTCCCATCGCCGCTCCCGCGGAGTTTCATCTTCAGCGATGGCAGGCGCTGCGGGCGCTCGGGCTGAAGGATCTCGAGCCGGCGGAGCTGCAGGCGATCGCGGCGAAGGGCGGCAATTCGCGCAACCTCAGGATGTTCGTGCTGGCCGGCCTCGAGAACGCGGGCGCCTGGTACGACGCGATCACGACGGCAACCAAGATGGCGGCGCGTAACGAGATCGGCCACGACGAAGCCGAGCGCGTGCGGTATCCGCGTGCGTATTGGGATCTGTTCGCGAAAGACGCGCGGCAGCGCGGACTCGATCCGCTGCTGGTCGTCGCACTCGCACGCCAGGAGAGCCTTTTCAATCCGTTCGCAACGTCGGTTTCCAACGCGCGCGGCCTGATGCAGTTGATGTCGTTCACGGCGCGGCGCGAGGCGCCCGAGGCGGGCATCGATCCCGAGAACATCAACCTTTACGATCCCATGGTGAACGTTGCGCTCGGCACGACCTATCTGAAAAATCTCATGCAACTCTTCTCGGGCAACGAATTCCACGTCGTGGCGGCCTACAATGGCGGCGAGCACGCGGTGCAGAAATGGATGGCGCAGTTTCCCGGCGACAACGACGAATGGGTCGAGAACATCGGCTACAAACAGACGCGCAACTACGTCAAGCGGGTAATCGGCGGGCGCCGCGAGTACCAGTTGCTCTATCCGCAGATGTCAGGCGCGTCGCAATCGGACGGCGCGATGCGCTCGTCGGGATAG
- a CDS encoding Maf family protein, whose product MTTNVILASGSPRRRNLLRAADISFEVVESGVEELCGQGEEPGDYALRLASDKALAVSSRYPDALVIGADTIVYCEGELLEKPSSPDDARRMLEKLSANVHVVITAFAIARGGAILEREPVRSRVTFRPLTSGEIADYIASGEPFDKAGAYGIQGHAASFIAHVDTERDNVMGLPTARVVAALRRHGYTG is encoded by the coding sequence ATGACTACGAATGTGATCCTTGCCTCGGGCTCGCCGCGCCGGCGCAACCTGCTGCGTGCCGCGGACATCAGCTTCGAGGTCGTCGAGAGCGGCGTCGAGGAGCTATGCGGCCAGGGCGAAGAGCCCGGCGACTACGCGCTGCGTCTCGCGTCGGACAAGGCGCTCGCCGTTTCGTCGCGCTATCCGGATGCGCTCGTCATCGGCGCCGATACGATCGTGTACTGCGAAGGCGAGCTCCTCGAGAAACCGTCGTCTCCCGACGACGCACGCCGGATGCTGGAGAAGCTCTCGGCTAACGTACACGTTGTGATCACAGCGTTTGCGATCGCACGCGGCGGAGCCATCCTCGAGCGCGAGCCAGTGAGGAGCCGCGTCACCTTTCGCCCGCTGACGAGTGGGGAGATCGCGGATTACATCGCAAGCGGAGAGCCGTTCGACAAAGCCGGCGCATATGGAATCCAGGGGCACGCCGCGAGCTTCATCGCGCACGTCGATACCGAGCGTGACAACGTGATGGGACTGCCGACCGCGCGCGTCGTCGCGGCGCTAAGGCGTCACGGGTACACGGGCTGA
- a CDS encoding YggS family pyridoxal phosphate-dependent enzyme has translation MRPAQEIARRYAEVRERVASAAKRSHREPSGVTLVLASKTQLSDAIAAAYAAGARDFGENYVQEALGKQEALRALNIRWHLIGHLQTNKAKVAASAFELIHSVDSIRVAEALTRARPAPPVRALIEVNLGGEASKSGAAPESVEALIDSERGKIDIAGLMTIPPPGENPGASRRYFAELRAMGERLAARTGLALSELSMGMTDDFEIAIEEGATIVRVGRAVFGERQR, from the coding sequence ATGCGGCCAGCGCAGGAGATCGCACGGCGCTATGCCGAAGTGCGCGAGCGCGTCGCCTCCGCGGCGAAACGCTCGCATCGCGAGCCCTCGGGAGTGACGCTCGTGCTCGCGAGCAAGACGCAGCTGTCCGATGCGATCGCGGCGGCCTACGCGGCGGGCGCGCGCGACTTTGGCGAAAACTACGTGCAGGAGGCGCTGGGCAAGCAGGAAGCGCTGCGCGCGCTCAACATCCGCTGGCATCTCATCGGCCATCTGCAAACCAACAAGGCCAAGGTCGCGGCGTCGGCGTTCGAGCTGATTCACAGCGTCGATTCAATTCGCGTTGCCGAAGCGCTCACGCGTGCACGGCCAGCTCCTCCCGTGCGTGCATTGATCGAAGTGAACCTTGGAGGTGAAGCGAGCAAGTCGGGCGCAGCGCCGGAGAGTGTCGAAGCGCTGATCGACTCGGAGCGCGGCAAGATTGATATTGCAGGGCTGATGACGATTCCACCTCCGGGCGAGAATCCCGGAGCGTCGCGGCGTTACTTTGCCGAGCTGCGGGCGATGGGCGAGCGGCTTGCGGCGCGAACCGGGCTTGCGCTAAGCGAGCTTTCGATGGGAATGACGGACGACTTCGAAATCGCGATCGAGGAAGGCGCGACCATCGTGCGCGTCGGGCGGGCCGTGTTCGGCGAGAGACAGCGATGA
- the proC gene encoding pyrroline-5-carboxylate reductase, with the protein MKKIGFIGGGNMAEALVHGLIAKKVFKPADIIVADVAPERRRKLARQYKIAATASNLDVLREAATIVLAVKPQQIDAVLHELAAGDAKPKAKASKLFISIVAGVPIARMAAALGVSSRIVRVMPNAPAMVGLGMAALARSKGASRADEALALKIFNAVGDALVVKDEKLLDAVTALSGSGPAYVYLFAKSLADAAINEGIPVELALRMTLQTIRGAEQVMRTSKQTLTELIRVVASPGGTTEAALRRFVETGFSDIVAGALHAAAARSRELGRGQH; encoded by the coding sequence ATGAAGAAAATCGGTTTCATCGGCGGCGGCAACATGGCCGAGGCTCTGGTGCACGGGCTTATCGCGAAGAAAGTCTTTAAGCCCGCCGATATTATCGTGGCGGATGTCGCGCCCGAGCGGCGGCGCAAGCTGGCGCGGCAGTACAAAATCGCCGCGACGGCCAGCAACCTCGATGTGCTGCGCGAGGCCGCGACGATCGTGCTCGCGGTAAAGCCCCAGCAAATCGACGCCGTGCTGCATGAGCTTGCGGCCGGCGATGCGAAGCCTAAGGCAAAAGCGAGCAAACTTTTCATCTCGATCGTGGCCGGCGTTCCGATCGCGCGGATGGCGGCGGCGCTCGGCGTGAGCTCGCGCATCGTGCGCGTGATGCCGAACGCGCCCGCGATGGTCGGGCTCGGGATGGCGGCGTTGGCGCGCTCCAAGGGCGCTTCCAGAGCCGACGAAGCGCTCGCGCTCAAGATTTTCAACGCGGTCGGCGACGCGCTCGTAGTCAAGGATGAAAAGCTGCTCGATGCCGTTACGGCGCTGTCGGGCAGCGGCCCGGCGTATGTTTACCTGTTCGCCAAATCGCTCGCCGATGCGGCGATCAACGAAGGGATCCCGGTCGAGCTGGCGCTGCGGATGACGCTGCAGACGATTCGCGGCGCGGAACAGGTGATGCGCACCTCGAAGCAAACGCTCACCGAGCTGATTCGCGTCGTCGCGTCTCCCGGGGGCACCACCGAGGCGGCGCTGCGTCGATTCGTTGAAACCGGCTTTTCTGATATTGTTGCGGGCGCACTTCACGCCGCCGCGGCACGCTCGCGCGAGCTCGGCCGCGGACAGCATTAA
- a CDS encoding YggT family protein has translation MYAWTNLIVFIVNVLQGLLQLYFWVVIIAAVLTWIEPNPYNPIVRFLYGVTEPVFDWVREHLPVIFGGIDLSPIVVILAIEFLQQYLIPTVARALMTGFA, from the coding sequence GTGTACGCCTGGACCAACCTCATCGTCTTTATCGTCAACGTCCTTCAGGGGCTGCTGCAGCTTTACTTCTGGGTCGTGATTATCGCGGCAGTGCTGACCTGGATCGAGCCCAATCCCTACAACCCGATCGTGCGCTTCCTCTACGGAGTGACCGAGCCCGTTTTCGACTGGGTGCGCGAGCATCTGCCGGTGATCTTCGGCGGTATCGATCTTTCGCCGATCGTCGTAATCCTGGCCATCGAGTTTCTCCAGCAGTACCTGATTCCGACGGTCGCTCGCGCACTGATGACCGGCTTCGCGTGA
- a CDS encoding DUF167 domain-containing protein, whose translation MTPPWLRSSVDTVTIEVVARPGASRSGFHRVTPQGVVIGINAAPDKGKANTELIAFLARELGLPRSSVTILRGESSRHKTIRVESASPLELVNQLKQLLDPLQTGE comes from the coding sequence GTGACGCCGCCCTGGCTGCGGTCTTCGGTTGATACCGTAACGATCGAAGTCGTGGCGCGGCCGGGAGCTTCTCGCAGCGGATTTCATCGCGTGACGCCGCAAGGCGTCGTGATCGGAATCAACGCAGCGCCCGACAAGGGCAAGGCAAACACCGAGCTTATCGCGTTCCTCGCTAGAGAGCTCGGGCTGCCGCGCAGCTCGGTAACGATCCTCAGAGGCGAATCCTCGCGCCACAAGACGATTCGTGTCGAATCGGCGTCGCCGCTCGAGCTCGTCAATCAATTGAAGCAACTCCTGGATCCGCTTCAAACAGGCGAATGA
- a CDS encoding zinc ribbon domain-containing protein, which translates to MPIYEYKCNKCGVFEVMQKISDAPLKKCPTCKGKAERQISNTSFVLKGSGWYVTDYARKDNSGGAKSESSESSSSSTKDSKESSSSTTKEASSSSSDSSAKSDSSTKSDSSTKSGSAAAK; encoded by the coding sequence ATGCCAATCTACGAGTACAAGTGCAATAAATGTGGCGTGTTCGAAGTGATGCAGAAAATCAGCGATGCGCCGCTGAAGAAGTGCCCGACGTGCAAGGGCAAGGCCGAGCGTCAGATTTCCAACACTTCGTTCGTGCTCAAGGGCAGCGGATGGTACGTCACGGATTACGCGCGCAAGGATAACTCGGGCGGAGCCAAGTCAGAATCGTCGGAGAGTTCTTCGAGCTCGACCAAGGATTCGAAAGAAAGCTCCAGTTCGACGACCAAGGAAGCCTCGAGCTCGTCGTCGGATTCCTCGGCTAAATCCGATTCGTCAACCAAATCCGATTCCTCAACCAAATCGGGAAGCGCCGCGGCTAAGTAA
- a CDS encoding alcohol dehydrogenase catalytic domain-containing protein: MQALVFENQLELRGDYPDPLAVHGESVVRVALAGICGTDLEIARGYMSFKGIPGHEFVGRVVETHNAELRGKRVVGEINAGCGTCRECEHGMARHCATRTVLGIVGRNGAFADYLRLPDRNLIAVPDSLPDEMAVFVEPIAAAYEIFEQLSLDRDKSIVILGDGRLGALVAMAFKAEGYEPLVAGHHRDKLERLGELQIKITEEFALNGKFDVVVDCTGQGVGFQRAIDIVKPRGTIVLKSTAAAGAQLNLAPVVINEITVQGSRCGRFAPALEALVAGRIDPRPLIDRTFTLSDGLRAIEAAAEPFHFKILLKPS; encoded by the coding sequence ATGCAAGCACTCGTATTCGAAAACCAACTCGAGCTCCGCGGCGACTATCCTGACCCGCTGGCGGTTCATGGCGAGAGCGTTGTGCGCGTTGCGCTGGCAGGAATCTGCGGCACCGATCTCGAAATCGCGCGCGGCTACATGTCGTTCAAGGGCATCCCGGGGCACGAGTTCGTCGGCCGCGTCGTCGAGACTCACAACGCTGAACTGCGCGGCAAGCGCGTCGTCGGCGAGATCAACGCCGGATGCGGAACCTGCCGCGAATGCGAACACGGAATGGCGCGGCACTGCGCGACTCGCACCGTGCTCGGTATCGTTGGCCGCAACGGCGCGTTCGCCGATTACCTGCGTCTGCCCGATCGGAATCTCATTGCGGTTCCCGATTCGCTGCCCGATGAGATGGCGGTGTTCGTCGAGCCGATCGCGGCGGCCTACGAAATTTTCGAGCAGCTCAGCCTCGATCGCGACAAATCGATCGTGATACTCGGCGACGGACGCCTCGGCGCGCTCGTTGCGATGGCATTCAAAGCCGAGGGCTACGAGCCGCTCGTCGCAGGACATCATCGCGACAAGCTCGAACGGCTCGGCGAACTGCAAATCAAGATCACCGAGGAATTTGCGCTCAACGGCAAGTTCGACGTCGTGGTCGATTGCACCGGGCAGGGCGTGGGATTTCAGCGCGCGATCGATATCGTCAAGCCGCGCGGCACGATCGTCCTCAAAAGCACTGCGGCGGCAGGAGCGCAGCTCAACCTGGCGCCAGTCGTGATCAATGAAATCACAGTGCAAGGCTCGAGATGCGGCCGGTTCGCCCCCGCTCTGGAAGCGCTCGTGGCAGGCCGAATCGACCCGCGCCCGCTAATCGATCGAACCTTCACCCTGAGCGACGGCCTCCGCGCAATCGAAGCCGCGGCAGAGCCATTTCACTTCAAGATCCTGCTGAAACCTTCGTGA
- a CDS encoding CoA transferase, with protein sequence MDKAEFYRNARRDLTGPLHGIRALDVTTSWAGPMCSCILADLGADVIKIEAPTGEVARRVPPMLPGTNPPVSFLQATVNRNKRSMTLELRKPEGRDIYLKLAATADVIVQNFRPGTLDKWGVGYEAVRAVKPDIVYVSISGFGQWGPIHDRVAYDPLAQAMGGFMSLNGARDGHPSKAPTFLCDDLGGLHGAIGALAALRHRDQTGEGQHVDVAMLDAMLFQSNGYLSLGKLGLPLERYGNEFWFSIPTNTYQCRDGETVMAGVLLDTHWKVLAKMLGHPELADDEGFATVAGRVGNRARCNELWSAWFAERTVNEAVQECAIAGIPCAKVRTYAEAAEDPNTIERDMLLDVPQHEGTSTPITGPAAKFSRTPITIRTGAPALGADNADVLRDLGIDAATAKRLRDDGVI encoded by the coding sequence ATGGACAAGGCGGAGTTCTATCGCAACGCGCGGCGCGATCTGACCGGACCGCTTCACGGCATTCGCGCGCTCGACGTGACAACCAGTTGGGCGGGACCGATGTGCAGTTGTATCCTCGCCGACCTCGGCGCCGATGTGATCAAGATCGAAGCGCCCACCGGCGAAGTCGCGCGGCGCGTTCCGCCTATGCTGCCCGGAACGAATCCGCCGGTGAGCTTTCTGCAGGCCACCGTGAACCGCAACAAGCGCAGCATGACGCTCGAGCTGCGCAAGCCCGAGGGCCGCGACATTTATCTCAAGCTCGCGGCGACCGCCGACGTAATCGTGCAGAACTTCCGCCCCGGCACGCTCGATAAATGGGGCGTCGGCTACGAGGCGGTGCGTGCGGTGAAGCCGGACATCGTGTACGTATCGATAAGCGGCTTCGGCCAGTGGGGGCCGATTCACGATCGCGTCGCGTACGATCCGCTGGCGCAGGCGATGGGCGGGTTCATGTCGCTCAACGGCGCGCGCGACGGCCATCCGAGCAAGGCGCCGACATTTCTATGCGACGACCTCGGCGGATTGCACGGCGCGATCGGCGCGCTCGCGGCACTGCGGCATCGCGATCAAACCGGCGAAGGGCAGCACGTCGACGTCGCGATGCTCGATGCGATGCTGTTCCAGTCCAACGGTTATCTCTCGCTCGGCAAGCTCGGCCTTCCACTCGAGCGATATGGCAACGAGTTCTGGTTTTCGATTCCGACCAACACCTATCAGTGTCGCGACGGCGAGACAGTCATGGCCGGTGTGCTCCTCGATACGCACTGGAAGGTGCTCGCGAAGATGCTGGGGCATCCGGAGCTTGCCGACGACGAGGGCTTCGCGACAGTGGCCGGCCGGGTGGGTAATCGCGCGCGATGCAACGAACTGTGGTCAGCATGGTTCGCCGAGCGCACCGTTAACGAGGCGGTCCAGGAGTGCGCCATCGCGGGAATCCCATGCGCAAAGGTTCGCACATACGCGGAAGCCGCCGAAGATCCCAACACGATCGAGCGCGATATGCTGCTCGACGTCCCTCAGCACGAGGGCACATCGACCCCCATCACAGGCCCGGCGGCAAAATTCTCGCGCACGCCGATCACAATCCGCACCGGCGCCCCCGCTCTGGGAGCGGACAACGCCGATGTGCTCCGCGATCTCGGAATCGACGCGGCAACCGCAAAACGCCTCCGCGACGACGGCGTGATTTAG
- a CDS encoding NUDIX hydrolase, whose protein sequence is MAEQQFYVGIHGVIANRGRMLVLKRAPEMPYKPGSWDLPGGHLAIGETFEECLLREVKEETALDVTITGLVGLHSMEAEPYLQAIYSCRLTVFQKIQLREGEHVQSEWVTPEELGNFEMIPYLERVLKRGMLKFVK, encoded by the coding sequence ATGGCCGAGCAGCAGTTCTACGTGGGGATTCATGGCGTGATCGCAAATCGCGGCAGGATGCTGGTGTTGAAGCGCGCGCCGGAGATGCCGTACAAGCCGGGAAGCTGGGACCTGCCGGGAGGACATCTCGCGATTGGCGAGACCTTCGAAGAGTGCCTGCTGCGCGAGGTGAAAGAGGAGACCGCGCTCGACGTCACGATCACGGGCCTGGTCGGATTGCATTCGATGGAAGCGGAGCCGTACCTGCAGGCAATCTACTCATGCAGACTGACGGTGTTTCAGAAAATCCAGTTGCGCGAGGGCGAGCACGTCCAATCGGAATGGGTGACGCCCGAGGAACTCGGCAACTTCGAGATGATCCCGTATCTCGAGCGAGTCCTGAAGCGCGGCATGCTCAAGTTTGTGAAGTAG
- a CDS encoding glycosyltransferase, which produces MTTLAIAIPTHNRAATLRDTLASVIAQRLPTEVEAECVVIDNGSTDDTAGVVTEIATSSSIPLRGVFESRLGSSFARNRAFEETKADFVLFIDDDAIAEPDWAAQMLAALENRDLDAACGMVLPRWTAPPPAWLGTSLWVKLAVHDRIAIERAPLAEVETLANYFSANMGIRRSAIDRFGKFREDLGVVGGNPISGEDTELYARIIAKGGRMGFAPRAIVHHLIPPERMTRAYLRRKSFAYGIGSAITGGRSHNRIDKLVRNALRMAAATIRGDRERAVYHELECANFFGYWRGRMMPR; this is translated from the coding sequence ATGACCACGCTCGCCATCGCGATTCCGACCCATAACCGCGCGGCGACGCTGCGCGACACGCTCGCGAGCGTCATCGCGCAGCGGTTGCCCACTGAAGTCGAGGCTGAATGTGTCGTGATCGACAACGGCTCGACCGACGACACCGCTGGCGTCGTGACAGAAATCGCAACCAGTTCGTCGATACCGCTGCGCGGAGTTTTCGAATCGCGGCTCGGCTCGAGCTTCGCGCGCAATCGCGCTTTCGAGGAAACAAAAGCCGACTTCGTGCTCTTTATCGACGACGACGCGATCGCCGAGCCTGACTGGGCCGCGCAGATGCTCGCCGCGCTCGAGAACCGCGACCTCGACGCCGCCTGCGGGATGGTGCTGCCGCGATGGACCGCGCCGCCACCCGCGTGGCTCGGCACGAGCCTCTGGGTGAAGCTGGCAGTTCACGATCGCATCGCGATCGAGCGCGCGCCGCTCGCCGAGGTGGAAACCCTCGCCAACTATTTCAGCGCGAACATGGGAATCCGCCGCTCGGCGATCGATCGCTTCGGCAAGTTTCGTGAGGATCTCGGCGTCGTCGGCGGCAATCCGATCTCGGGCGAGGATACGGAACTGTACGCGCGCATCATCGCAAAGGGCGGCCGGATGGGATTTGCGCCACGCGCGATCGTGCATCACCTGATTCCGCCGGAACGGATGACGCGCGCGTATCTGCGCCGCAAGAGCTTCGCCTACGGCATCGGCAGCGCGATCACCGGCGGCCGCAGCCACAATCGAATCGACAAGCTCGTCCGCAACGCACTGAGAATGGCCGCGGCGACGATACGCGGAGATCGCGAGCGCGCCGTTTATCACGAACTCGAGTGCGCAAACTTCTTCGGCTACTGGCGCGGACGCATGATGCCGCGCTGA
- a CDS encoding VOC family protein — protein sequence MPFKVGELDHVVLRCLDEKRAYDFYTQELGLVEERRLDSLGLIQLRAGSGLVDLLPTREREQKAPNVDHYCLGIVADDMNEVARHLRARGINVLGEPAERYGARGTGLSIYINDTEGNVVELKQIPK from the coding sequence ATGCCATTCAAAGTCGGTGAACTGGATCACGTGGTCCTGCGCTGTCTCGATGAAAAGCGCGCGTACGATTTCTACACGCAGGAGCTGGGCCTCGTCGAAGAGCGGCGCCTCGATTCGCTGGGGCTCATCCAACTGCGGGCAGGCTCGGGCCTCGTCGATCTGCTGCCGACCAGGGAGCGCGAGCAGAAGGCGCCCAACGTCGATCACTATTGCCTCGGTATCGTCGCCGACGACATGAACGAGGTCGCGCGTCATCTGCGCGCGCGAGGCATAAACGTCTTAGGCGAACCCGCAGAGCGCTATGGCGCAAGAGGAACCGGCCTTTCGATCTATATTAACGATACTGAAGGCAACGTCGTCGAGCTCAAGCAGATACCGAAGTAG